The proteins below are encoded in one region of Callospermophilus lateralis isolate mCalLat2 chromosome 9, mCalLat2.hap1, whole genome shotgun sequence:
- the Gcg gene encoding pro-glucagon, translated as MKNIYFVAGLFIMLVQGSWQRSLQDTEEKTRSFLASQTEPLNDPDQMSEDKRHSQGTFTSDYSKYLDSRRAQDFVQWLMNTKRNRNNIAKRHDEFERHAEGTFTSDVSSYLEGQAAKEFIAWLVKGRERRDFPEEVTIVEELRRRHADGSFSDEMNTVLDNLATRDFINWLIQTKITDR; from the exons ATGAAGAACATTTACTTTGTGGCCGGATTGTTTATAATGCTGGTGCAAGGAAGCTGGCAACGATCCCTTCAAGACACAGAGGAGAAAACCAG ATCCTTCCTGGCTTCACAGACAGAACCGCTGAATGATCCTGACCAGATGAGTGAAGACAAACGTCATTCGCAGGGCACATTCACCAGTGACTACAGCAAGTACTTAGACTCCAGGCGTGCTCAGGACTTTGTGCAGTGGCTAATGAATACCAAGAGAAACAG GAATAACATTGCCAAACGTCATGATGAATTTGAGAGACATGCTGAAGGGACCTTTACCAGTGATGTAAGTTCTTACTTGGAAGGTCAAGCTGCCAAGGAATTCATTGCTTGGCTGGTGAAAGGCCGAGAAAGGCGAGA TTTCCCAGAAGAAGTTACCATCGTTGAAGAACTCCGCCGCAGACACGCGGATGGCTCTTTCTCAGATGAGATGAACACAGTTCTTGATAACCTTGCCACCAGGGACTTCATCAACTGGCTGATTCAGACCAAAATCACTGACAGGTGA